The genomic interval GGGCGATGGCGCGCACCTCGCCCCCGTAGAACTGGAGGGTGATCGCCGGGGTCGGGGACGGCACGGCACCGGCCGGCGACGACAGCAGCCCGCCGAGCAGCAGGATGGCGAGGACGACGGGCAGGACGCGGGCGGCGGTACGCATTGATGGCCCCACTCCAGACGCAGGCGAGACAGACCGGCCCCAGGCGCGGCAAGGCTAAGCGCCGCCTGGACGTCGGAGGATGCGCAATATGACGTAGTTCTGGCTTATTCTCCGGTCCTGCCGGGCCGGGGTCAGGCGTCGAGCGTGGCCTTGACCGTGATCTCGAGGTTGCCGCGGATGGCGTTGGAGATCGGGCAGCCCTTCTCGGCTTCCTCGGCGGCCTGCTGGAAGCCGTCCTGGTCGTACCCGGGGACGGTGCCGTTGACCTCCAGGGCCGAGCGGGTGACGACGACGCCGCCACCCTCCTTGGGGTCGAGGGAGACGGTGGAGGTGACGTGCAGGCGCTCTGGCGGGTTGCCGGCCTGGGCGAGGAAGTGCGAGAACGCCATCGCGTAGCAGGTGGCGTGGGCGGCCGCGAGCAGCTCCTCGGGGCTGGTCTTGCCGTCGGGGCTCTCGGTCCGGGCCGCCCAGGTCACCGGGTAGCGCCCGATGCCGCTGGAGGCGAACTCGGTGTCGCCCTTGCCGCCGATCAGCGGCCCCTCCCAGAGCGTGTGCGCCTGGCGGTCAGCCATGGCCATGTCGACATCCCTCCCGATCGATCCGTCGTCCAGTCCACGAAACGCTAGGACGCCGGGGGCCGGCCTGTCGACCCGGGACCAAGCAGGCCCCGCACGGCC from Actinomycetota bacterium carries:
- a CDS encoding OsmC family peroxiredoxin; protein product: MAMADRQAHTLWEGPLIGGKGDTEFASSGIGRYPVTWAARTESPDGKTSPEELLAAAHATCYAMAFSHFLAQAGNPPERLHVTSTVSLDPKEGGGVVVTRSALEVNGTVPGYDQDGFQQAAEEAEKGCPISNAIRGNLEITVKATLDA